Proteins encoded together in one Streptomyces umbrinus window:
- a CDS encoding DUF732 domain-containing protein: protein MVRRSLAVAATALILLATGGLTGCGSDRSNAAPPPSQSPTHGAEEEKDARFLTIVEQQGVLSAKPDMNLVKLGHFVCQDDLGILKVDPGLAAAELVSEDHSLSQAEAEIVQQAAIKVYCPDMAP from the coding sequence ATGGTGCGCCGATCACTTGCGGTGGCCGCGACGGCGCTGATCCTGCTGGCAACTGGCGGCCTAACGGGCTGCGGCTCCGACAGGAGCAACGCCGCCCCTCCGCCATCGCAATCACCCACACACGGCGCGGAAGAGGAGAAGGACGCCCGGTTCCTCACGATTGTCGAGCAACAGGGAGTTCTCTCGGCTAAGCCCGACATGAATCTGGTGAAGCTCGGCCACTTCGTCTGCCAAGACGACCTGGGAATACTGAAGGTCGATCCAGGTCTGGCAGCCGCTGAGCTCGTGTCGGAGGATCACTCGCTGAGCCAGGCTGAAGCCGAGATCGTGCAACAAGCCGCGATCAAGGTGTACTGCCCGGACATGGCCCCGTAG
- a CDS encoding replication-relaxation family protein: MTNVDAGAGDRLALAVLVQYRMATTEQLHLILAPRVRIEQTRRRLTKLRDEGLVDRITLPQAGRMRVWFPTGYGVQVAGEWPELRGRRPPRKVSDRTAVRLRAGHGLTVTETALAFLQDARRRGEVCRPLDWIPEVHHPIGNGEAVIPDALLYYRRGPEGGEGSMLRAFVEVDRATMGPERLAAKVTAYARLHAYVPTIPGRRRPAFNQEPALEDWRKRYPLFPRGCCSSWTAPDPPAWRPASSLSRPPPQTWP, translated from the coding sequence ATGACGAACGTGGACGCGGGCGCGGGTGACCGGCTGGCGCTGGCGGTGCTGGTCCAGTACCGGATGGCCACCACGGAGCAGCTGCACCTGATCCTTGCCCCCAGGGTGCGGATCGAGCAGACACGGCGGCGGCTGACCAAACTGCGCGATGAGGGACTGGTCGACCGGATCACCCTGCCGCAGGCCGGACGGATGCGGGTGTGGTTCCCGACCGGGTACGGGGTGCAGGTCGCCGGTGAGTGGCCGGAGCTGCGGGGGCGGCGGCCGCCGAGGAAGGTGTCCGACCGGACTGCGGTGCGGCTGCGGGCCGGGCACGGGCTGACGGTGACCGAGACCGCGCTGGCCTTCCTGCAGGACGCGCGGCGCCGTGGCGAGGTGTGCCGGCCGCTGGACTGGATCCCCGAGGTCCACCACCCGATCGGGAACGGCGAGGCCGTCATACCCGACGCGCTCCTGTACTACCGCCGTGGCCCGGAGGGAGGTGAGGGTTCGATGCTGCGGGCGTTCGTGGAGGTCGACCGGGCCACCATGGGTCCCGAACGGCTGGCCGCCAAGGTCACCGCCTACGCGCGCCTGCACGCCTACGTGCCCACAATTCCGGGGCGCCGTCGGCCGGCCTTCAACCAGGAGCCGGCGCTGGAGGACTGGCGAAAACGCTACCCGCTCTTCCCGCGGGGCTGCTGTTCGTCCTGGACGGCACCGGACCCGCCGGCGTGGAGACCCGCATCGTCGCTCTCCAGGCCGCCGCCGCAGACCTGGCCCTGA
- a CDS encoding LysE family translocator, whose translation MISDVEWTTFFPAALLLAATPGANQLLALRNGLRYGWVSAVSASLGRFTAFALMVVAVAAGLEAVLTASELAFNVIKWCGVVYLVWLGLRTVLTAVRHGGGQPDQRAAGRPAEGDGRRHDGPSAWRLARQEFVVAASNPKALILFTVFLPQFLTRDAGGAAIPLLALGVAYIGVEFCCAFGYAALGSRLKSMGITRRARRLLDALTGAAMLGLAGWLATEQH comes from the coding sequence ATGATCTCAGATGTAGAATGGACGACTTTCTTCCCCGCGGCTCTGTTGCTTGCCGCTACGCCTGGGGCAAATCAGTTACTGGCCTTGCGTAATGGTTTGCGTTACGGATGGGTGTCTGCCGTCAGTGCCTCATTGGGGCGCTTTACCGCGTTTGCGTTGATGGTGGTCGCGGTTGCGGCGGGTTTGGAGGCGGTCCTTACGGCATCCGAGCTCGCCTTCAATGTGATCAAGTGGTGCGGTGTTGTCTACCTGGTGTGGTTGGGGCTGAGGACTGTGCTCACCGCGGTGCGCCACGGCGGGGGCCAGCCGGATCAGAGGGCCGCCGGGCGCCCTGCGGAGGGCGACGGACGTCGGCACGACGGCCCGTCGGCGTGGCGTCTGGCGCGGCAGGAATTCGTGGTGGCAGCGTCGAATCCGAAGGCGCTCATTTTGTTCACGGTTTTTTTGCCGCAGTTCCTGACCCGCGACGCCGGGGGTGCAGCTATTCCTTTGCTGGCCCTCGGCGTTGCTTATATCGGTGTCGAGTTCTGTTGTGCTTTCGGTTATGCGGCGCTGGGGAGCCGTTTGAAGAGCATGGGGATCACCCGGCGGGCTCGGCGGCTGCTGGATGCGCTGACGGGGGCGGCGATGCTGGGCCTGGCCGGCTGGCTGGCAACCGAGCAGCACTGA
- a CDS encoding ANTAR domain-containing protein: protein MESRPTIDMARGILMTACSCSPDEAWEILVAVSQNSNTKLREVAEAVVATTARQEPLPKKFQEPLATALAAGRRA from the coding sequence ATGGAGAGCCGTCCGACCATCGACATGGCGCGCGGCATTCTGATGACGGCCTGTTCCTGCAGTCCCGACGAGGCGTGGGAGATTTTGGTGGCGGTCTCGCAGAACAGCAACACCAAACTGCGCGAGGTGGCCGAAGCGGTGGTCGCCACGACGGCCCGGCAGGAACCGCTGCCCAAGAAGTTCCAGGAGCCGCTGGCAACAGCACTGGCCGCCGGGCGGCGGGCATGA
- a CDS encoding Ppx/GppA phosphatase family protein has translation MRMSVVDVGSNTVRLVIADADGGVPLPVHTTKWKLRLSQLVAADGHLPDESVKQLVKAVAAADRTAQQWGAIAPLAFATAVVRNAPNRLEVLRTISSETGVQICTLPGEVEAELTFLGARRWMGWQAGPLALFDIGGGSLEVAFGRGRLPDFVASLPLGANRLTREFFKSEDPPNARSMKALRRTVRHQLRDVAARIRWEGPRTAVATSRTIQQLARLAGAAPGRHGPFVPRHVTCSDLGGCIDTLATLPAAERAQLPGISEPRSGQSLAGAIVGHTVMKLTGIDTATVCPWAIREGILLRSIEDGSAWWSALAAQSDEPLTTETAPLRIAATPPGQDQLTDPLSNYTSRP, from the coding sequence ATGCGGATGAGCGTGGTGGACGTGGGCTCGAACACGGTCCGGCTGGTGATTGCGGACGCGGACGGCGGGGTGCCGCTGCCCGTGCACACCACCAAGTGGAAGCTGCGTCTTTCGCAACTGGTCGCCGCAGACGGACACCTCCCCGACGAGTCCGTGAAACAGCTGGTCAAGGCAGTCGCCGCGGCGGACAGGACGGCGCAGCAGTGGGGTGCCATAGCGCCACTGGCCTTCGCCACAGCCGTGGTGCGCAACGCGCCGAACCGTCTGGAGGTGCTGCGCACCATCAGCAGTGAGACCGGTGTGCAGATCTGCACCCTGCCGGGCGAGGTGGAAGCCGAACTGACCTTCCTCGGAGCACGGCGCTGGATGGGCTGGCAGGCAGGCCCGCTCGCGCTCTTCGACATCGGCGGCGGCTCGCTGGAGGTGGCCTTCGGGCGCGGTCGGCTGCCGGACTTCGTGGCCTCGCTGCCGCTCGGTGCGAACCGGCTGACCCGGGAATTCTTCAAATCCGAGGACCCGCCCAACGCGCGGAGCATGAAGGCGCTGCGCCGCACGGTCCGCCACCAGCTGCGCGATGTCGCCGCGCGGATCCGCTGGGAAGGCCCGCGCACGGCAGTGGCCACCTCGCGCACCATCCAGCAGCTGGCGCGACTGGCCGGCGCCGCCCCCGGACGCCACGGCCCCTTCGTCCCCCGCCACGTGACGTGCTCCGACCTGGGCGGCTGCATCGACACCCTCGCGACGCTGCCCGCCGCCGAACGCGCGCAGCTCCCGGGGATCTCCGAGCCGCGCTCCGGCCAGAGCCTGGCCGGAGCAATCGTCGGCCATACCGTCATGAAACTGACCGGAATCGACACCGCCACGGTCTGCCCCTGGGCCATCCGGGAAGGCATCCTCCTGCGCTCCATCGAAGACGGCTCCGCCTGGTGGTCAGCCCTCGCAGCGCAAAGCGACGAACCGCTGACGACTGAAACGGCGCCGCTGCGGATCGCGGCCACGCCACCCGGCCAGGACCAGCTGACAGATCCGCTCAGCAACTACACAAGCAGGCCCTGA
- a CDS encoding DUF6292 family protein, which translates to MLLDPPGWPGCAQGLPHWPYLQAVDQALTGRGIPPGAVCIDRAGRAHGDTMSMDLVWDVSRTAGPGGLRFHWDEDTGWSYATVRLLRDSALPHRPLAPLHRVFAMPEAVAEMGESLVRSWRTPAGEYGAEWDQAREVRAAIDAFRQLVR; encoded by the coding sequence ATGCTGCTTGATCCGCCCGGCTGGCCGGGCTGTGCTCAAGGGCTGCCGCACTGGCCCTACCTCCAGGCCGTCGATCAGGCGCTCACCGGTCGCGGGATCCCGCCCGGCGCGGTCTGCATCGATCGGGCTGGCCGCGCGCACGGCGACACCATGTCCATGGACCTGGTCTGGGACGTCAGCCGCACCGCCGGTCCGGGAGGCCTGCGGTTCCACTGGGATGAGGACACTGGCTGGTCGTACGCCACGGTCCGCCTCCTCCGCGACAGCGCGCTCCCGCACCGCCCCCTGGCCCCGCTCCACCGCGTCTTCGCGATGCCGGAGGCGGTAGCGGAGATGGGGGAGAGCCTGGTGCGGTCCTGGCGTACACCCGCCGGCGAGTACGGCGCGGAGTGGGACCAGGCCCGCGAGGTGCGCGCAGCGATTGACGCGTTCCGGCAGTTGGTCCGTTAG
- a CDS encoding DNA polymerase Y family protein, with product MAAEAVSGDQRVSSVMHVRCPDRLPEETYRQVLELLADLSPVVQALPPTAALVELKGGLRYHGTDARHLGEVLRVRTLSRLGIDVRVGVGPTITVATTASGRVDAPGGVLAIDPDHVADWLGPLPVEALHGIGPKQAAALHDYGVHCVGLLAAVPPATVQRLLGGRAGRVAADRARGIDPRPVAPRALPATTSVRHTFAQHTLDGALVRAALLDLVVQLGRQLRHRGQVARGLTLVLRFAGGASWEKTRRLPEASAHDDDLRTLAYRIVDAAGLQRGRLTGLVLKGEDLVDADKVAQQISLDQAREDRLVAEAVSDRIRAKFGPGAIGPAATFLRVS from the coding sequence ATGGCGGCGGAAGCGGTGTCGGGAGATCAGCGGGTGTCGAGTGTGATGCATGTGCGCTGCCCCGACCGGTTGCCGGAAGAGACGTACCGGCAGGTCCTGGAACTGCTCGCGGACCTGTCCCCGGTCGTCCAGGCTCTGCCCCCTACGGCGGCCCTGGTGGAGCTGAAGGGTGGCCTGCGCTACCACGGCACCGATGCCCGCCACCTCGGAGAGGTACTGCGCGTAAGGACCCTCTCCCGCCTCGGCATCGACGTGCGAGTGGGCGTCGGTCCGACGATCACGGTCGCGACCACCGCCTCCGGCCGAGTCGACGCCCCCGGCGGCGTCCTCGCCATCGACCCCGACCACGTCGCCGACTGGCTCGGTCCGCTGCCCGTCGAAGCCCTGCACGGCATCGGCCCGAAACAGGCGGCGGCGCTGCACGACTACGGCGTGCACTGCGTGGGACTGCTGGCCGCGGTCCCGCCGGCCACCGTGCAGCGCCTGCTCGGCGGCCGTGCCGGACGGGTGGCCGCCGACCGGGCCCGCGGCATCGACCCCCGCCCGGTCGCCCCGCGCGCCCTGCCCGCCACCACGAGCGTGCGCCACACCTTCGCCCAACACACCCTGGACGGCGCGCTGGTCCGCGCGGCCCTGCTCGACCTGGTCGTGCAGCTCGGACGCCAGCTGCGCCACCGCGGCCAGGTGGCCCGCGGCCTGACCCTGGTACTGCGGTTCGCCGGCGGGGCCTCGTGGGAGAAGACGCGCCGTCTGCCGGAGGCTTCGGCGCATGATGACGACCTGCGAACCCTGGCGTATCGCATCGTCGATGCTGCGGGCTTGCAGCGTGGCCGCCTGACTGGGCTGGTCCTCAAGGGCGAGGATCTGGTCGACGCCGACAAGGTTGCCCAGCAGATCAGCCTGGACCAGGCGCGGGAGGACCGTCTGGTCGCTGAGGCTGTAAGCGATCGGATCCGCGCGAAGTTCGGGCCCGGTGCGATCGGCCCGGCCGCCACGTTCCTGCGCGTCTCATGA
- a CDS encoding DUF6233 domain-containing protein, with product MLDDLPPDLGRLLALRTWHAMWLQRIDDKIAALQQREAEQQHGRQARPAEPEWCVELGIGDGRPPAEVHMGGCYAAGKRRRPIGRDEARRLLASGVRACSHCQPDTALDILDLPTRPALATALH from the coding sequence ATGCTGGACGACCTGCCCCCTGACCTGGGACGACTGCTGGCCTTGAGGACCTGGCATGCCATGTGGCTGCAGCGCATCGACGACAAGATCGCCGCCCTTCAGCAGCGGGAAGCCGAGCAGCAGCACGGACGGCAGGCCCGGCCCGCGGAGCCGGAGTGGTGCGTCGAACTCGGCATCGGCGACGGACGGCCGCCCGCCGAAGTCCACATGGGCGGCTGCTACGCCGCGGGCAAACGACGGCGTCCGATCGGCCGGGACGAAGCCCGCCGGCTCCTCGCCTCAGGAGTGCGGGCCTGCAGCCATTGCCAGCCCGACACCGCCCTGGACATCCTCGACTTACCCACCCGACCGGCCCTCGCCACAGCCCTGCACTGA
- a CDS encoding maleylpyruvate isomerase N-terminal domain-containing protein has translation MSAIDAYQRAAGQAVTLLRKPEVAAAWEQPSALTEMTVGGLASHLAYQIFSVSFALEEPESQETPIPLLEHYARAAWIDAPLDGEVNAGIRVKSEGIASEGALSLAERARTVLAEQQTRLVRRSGNQVVFMPQTGWALTLDDFLITRMLELAVHMDDLAVSVGTASQELPDAAFDPVLVLLARLAARRHGQAALLRALTRAERAPMAINAF, from the coding sequence ATGAGTGCCATAGACGCCTACCAGCGCGCCGCGGGCCAGGCAGTAACACTATTACGGAAGCCCGAAGTTGCCGCGGCATGGGAACAGCCCAGCGCGTTGACCGAGATGACGGTCGGCGGCCTGGCCAGCCACCTTGCCTATCAGATCTTCAGTGTCAGCTTCGCCCTCGAAGAGCCCGAGTCCCAGGAGACGCCGATTCCGCTGCTCGAACATTACGCGCGAGCTGCCTGGATCGATGCACCGCTCGACGGGGAGGTCAACGCCGGCATTCGGGTCAAGAGCGAGGGCATCGCTTCCGAGGGGGCGCTGTCGTTGGCTGAGCGCGCTCGAACCGTTCTGGCTGAGCAGCAGACCAGACTTGTGAGGCGTTCAGGCAACCAAGTCGTGTTCATGCCACAGACAGGATGGGCGCTGACTCTCGACGATTTTCTCATCACGCGGATGTTGGAGCTCGCCGTCCACATGGACGACCTCGCTGTCAGCGTGGGAACTGCCTCACAAGAGCTCCCGGACGCCGCTTTCGACCCCGTGCTCGTGTTGCTAGCCCGACTCGCCGCCCGACGGCACGGCCAAGCTGCGTTGCTGAGAGCGTTGACCCGAGCCGAGCGAGCGCCCATGGCAATCAACGCTTTCTAA
- a CDS encoding transposase: protein MSKRYTAEFKRDAVALALSSEKTVTEVARDLGVSPEGLRGWVKQAKIDRGEGPAGALTTAEREELVRLRRKVREQEATIEVLGKATAFFAQDKMR, encoded by the coding sequence ATGAGTAAGCGGTACACGGCCGAGTTCAAGCGGGACGCGGTCGCCTTGGCGTTGTCCTCGGAGAAGACGGTCACCGAGGTGGCGAGGGATCTGGGCGTGAGTCCGGAAGGGCTGCGCGGGTGGGTGAAGCAGGCGAAGATCGACCGCGGTGAGGGGCCCGCCGGGGCTTTGACCACTGCGGAGCGTGAGGAGCTGGTCCGGCTGCGGCGGAAGGTCCGCGAGCAGGAGGCCACGATCGAGGTTCTGGGAAAAGCGACCGCCTTCTTCGCTCAGGACAAGATGAGGTAG
- a CDS encoding TetR/AcrR family transcriptional regulator: MRVTKAQAKQNRAHIVATAGRLFRERGYDGVGVADLMAAAGFTHGGFYKHFGSKADLMAEVSANGLSQTAAQAEGRDATEFVERYVTREHRDGRGDGCTIAALSGDAARQPGDIQKEFGAGIENLLAALQVASQGDTLGDADGRAARTTMIDMLAHSVGAIVLSRACPDGSPLADEILDVCRKEILASLAHGNSDQPAARSPEA, encoded by the coding sequence ATGCGGGTCACCAAGGCACAGGCGAAGCAGAACCGGGCGCACATCGTCGCGACGGCCGGCAGGCTGTTCCGCGAGCGCGGCTATGATGGTGTCGGCGTGGCGGACCTGATGGCAGCCGCCGGGTTCACCCATGGCGGGTTCTACAAGCACTTCGGCTCCAAGGCCGACCTGATGGCCGAGGTGTCCGCGAACGGGCTCTCACAGACCGCGGCACAGGCAGAGGGCCGGGACGCCACCGAGTTCGTCGAGCGCTACGTCACGCGGGAGCATCGTGACGGCCGCGGTGACGGCTGCACCATCGCCGCCCTCAGCGGCGACGCCGCACGTCAACCGGGGGACATCCAGAAGGAGTTCGGGGCAGGGATTGAGAACCTGCTGGCGGCTCTCCAGGTCGCCTCCCAAGGGGACACGCTCGGGGATGCGGACGGGCGCGCGGCCCGCACCACGATGATCGACATGCTCGCCCATTCGGTCGGCGCGATCGTGTTGTCGCGGGCATGCCCGGACGGTTCTCCGCTGGCGGACGAAATCCTCGATGTCTGCCGCAAGGAAATTCTCGCGTCACTGGCACACGGCAACAGCGACCAGCCGGCGGCAAGGAGCCCAGAAGCCTGA
- a CDS encoding alpha/beta fold hydrolase: MSDTHVTAPTQYIEVDGDRFAYRRWGKPSGVPIFFVQHFRGGMDHWDPLLTDGLAEGREVILFNGRGIASSSGTPRNRIEDMADDIAAVIQALGLERVDLLGFSIGGYQVEEVTLRHPQLVRKLLLLGTGLRGGDPTSDPKVPDHALNPVHTLEDFLFLFFGRSEAAIEAGRAFWERRHQRADQDTPASPAVAQAQFEAVVAYAEPLPGKNPYAPLNAITQPTLVLNGENDVMIASINSWHLAQNIPNAQLLIYPDAGHGAQFQYPERFLKHAIQFLDE; encoded by the coding sequence GTGAGCGACACGCATGTGACCGCACCGACTCAGTACATCGAGGTCGACGGCGACCGATTCGCCTACCGACGCTGGGGCAAGCCCTCCGGCGTCCCGATCTTCTTTGTCCAGCACTTCCGCGGGGGGATGGACCACTGGGACCCCCTGCTCACCGACGGCCTGGCCGAAGGCCGTGAGGTCATCCTGTTCAACGGGCGCGGCATCGCCTCGTCATCCGGCACGCCGCGCAACCGGATCGAGGACATGGCCGACGACATCGCCGCGGTCATCCAGGCGCTGGGACTGGAGCGGGTCGATCTGCTCGGCTTCTCGATCGGCGGTTACCAGGTGGAGGAGGTCACGCTGCGCCACCCCCAGCTGGTGCGCAAGCTCCTCCTGCTCGGCACCGGCCTCCGAGGAGGGGACCCGACGAGTGACCCCAAGGTGCCTGACCACGCACTGAACCCGGTCCACACCCTGGAGGACTTCCTCTTCCTGTTCTTCGGCCGCTCGGAAGCCGCGATCGAAGCGGGCCGGGCCTTCTGGGAGCGACGTCACCAGCGGGCCGACCAGGACACGCCGGCCTCGCCCGCAGTCGCACAGGCGCAGTTCGAAGCGGTTGTCGCCTATGCGGAACCGCTGCCGGGCAAGAATCCCTACGCCCCCCTGAACGCGATCACCCAGCCGACGCTCGTCCTCAACGGCGAGAACGACGTGATGATCGCCTCGATCAACTCCTGGCACCTCGCCCAGAACATCCCCAACGCTCAACTGCTGATCTACCCCGATGCCGGGCATGGAGCGCAGTTCCAGTACCCCGAGCGGTTCCTGAAGCACGCCATTCAGTTCCTCGACGAGTAA
- a CDS encoding AraC family transcriptional regulator, translated as MDAFGDLFRGMRAQGSLFGNSILSPPWALHFVDGAPLTLCTVLGGAGWIVPEHRPPEQLRAGETVIVRGPAPFTFVDEVGTRAEPIACGEHCATPEQGGTRHRLGWNDCDGDAGDGATTLIVGAYPVRGEISRRLLDGLPVVLHVVSGGGTDAVLDHLAAEVATDTPGQQVVLDRLLDWMLVCALREYFDRPGGEPPAWYAAQRDPVVGDALRLLHAEPAAPWTVASLADRAGVSRSTLAKRFADLVGEPPLTYLTRWRMTLAADLLAEREAATVAEIGRTVGYSDAFAFSAAFKRIRGVSPSRFRRTGTVVPERPTVPPLRPPGTELPVVPAPPPGVRVRS; from the coding sequence GTGGACGCGTTCGGTGACCTCTTCCGCGGGATGCGGGCCCAGGGCTCGTTGTTCGGCAACTCGATCCTGTCCCCGCCCTGGGCGTTGCACTTCGTGGACGGCGCGCCGCTGACGTTGTGCACCGTCCTCGGCGGGGCGGGCTGGATCGTGCCGGAGCACCGCCCGCCCGAACAGCTCCGCGCCGGCGAGACGGTCATCGTGCGGGGCCCCGCACCGTTCACCTTCGTCGACGAGGTCGGCACCCGGGCCGAACCGATCGCGTGCGGCGAGCACTGCGCGACGCCCGAGCAGGGCGGGACCCGGCACCGGCTCGGCTGGAACGACTGCGACGGCGACGCCGGCGACGGCGCGACGACGCTGATCGTCGGCGCCTACCCGGTACGCGGGGAGATCAGCCGCAGGCTGCTGGACGGGCTGCCCGTCGTGCTGCACGTCGTATCCGGCGGCGGGACCGACGCCGTACTCGACCACCTCGCCGCCGAGGTCGCCACCGACACCCCGGGCCAGCAGGTGGTCCTCGACCGGCTGCTGGACTGGATGCTGGTGTGCGCGCTGCGCGAGTACTTCGACCGGCCCGGCGGCGAGCCGCCCGCCTGGTACGCCGCCCAGCGGGACCCGGTGGTCGGCGACGCGCTGCGCCTGCTGCACGCCGAACCAGCGGCCCCGTGGACGGTGGCCTCGCTGGCCGACCGGGCCGGAGTGTCACGTTCCACGTTGGCGAAGCGGTTCGCCGACCTGGTCGGCGAACCGCCGCTGACCTACCTCACCCGCTGGCGCATGACGCTCGCGGCGGACCTGCTGGCCGAACGTGAGGCGGCGACCGTCGCGGAGATCGGCCGCACCGTGGGCTACTCCGACGCGTTCGCGTTCAGCGCAGCGTTCAAACGGATCCGAGGCGTCAGCCCGAGCCGGTTCCGGCGCACCGGTACGGTCGTTCCCGAGCGGCCGACCGTCCCGCCCCTGCGGCCTCCGGGCACCGAACTGCCCGTCGTCCCCGCTCCTCCTCCCGGCGTTCGTGTGCGGTCCTGA
- a CDS encoding NAD(P)H-binding protein → MSNDTTLVLGATGKTGRRVAARLRLRGTQVRAASRSSRTRFDWSDPDGWDSALQGITSAYVVPPPVPGPVHEFVARAEAAGVQRLVLLSGHGADAWGDSTFGLDMRSAEDAVRGSALEWTVLRPSNFNQNFDEDLFHAPLVAGELALPAGAVPEPFIDLEDVADAAAAVLAEPGRHAGRIYELTGPRALTFEEAVELISRASGLPMTYKRLSPAEYTAALVAEGWGEDDAHHVAEMFVLMERGVIAETTDGIATVLGRAPRNFEDYVVRAAAAGAWRP, encoded by the coding sequence ATGAGCAACGACACCACCCTCGTCCTCGGCGCCACCGGCAAGACCGGCCGACGGGTCGCCGCCCGGTTGCGGCTGCGCGGCACGCAGGTGCGCGCCGCCTCCCGATCCAGCCGGACCCGCTTCGACTGGTCCGACCCCGACGGCTGGGATTCAGCCCTGCAGGGCATCACCTCCGCCTACGTGGTACCCCCGCCCGTGCCCGGACCGGTACACGAGTTCGTGGCGCGGGCCGAGGCCGCCGGCGTGCAGCGCCTTGTCCTGCTCTCCGGGCACGGCGCCGACGCCTGGGGCGACTCCACGTTCGGCCTGGACATGCGCTCGGCCGAAGACGCCGTGCGCGGCTCGGCACTGGAGTGGACCGTCCTGCGGCCGTCGAACTTCAACCAGAACTTCGACGAGGACCTCTTCCACGCCCCGCTGGTCGCCGGCGAACTGGCGCTCCCGGCCGGTGCTGTCCCCGAGCCGTTCATCGACCTGGAGGACGTCGCCGACGCCGCGGCCGCGGTGCTGGCCGAGCCCGGCCGGCACGCCGGGCGGATCTACGAGCTGACCGGGCCGCGCGCGCTGACCTTCGAGGAGGCCGTCGAGCTGATCTCCCGGGCGTCCGGACTGCCCATGACCTACAAGCGGCTTTCCCCCGCCGAGTACACCGCGGCGCTGGTCGCGGAGGGGTGGGGCGAGGACGACGCGCACCACGTCGCCGAGATGTTCGTGTTGATGGAGCGCGGGGTGATTGCCGAAACGACGGACGGTATCGCCACCGTGTTGGGGCGAGCGCCCCGAAACTTCGAGGACTACGTGGTGCGGGCCGCGGCAGCGGGAGCCTGGCGGCCATGA
- a CDS encoding pyridoxamine 5'-phosphate oxidase family protein has protein sequence MSTATSRLTAEDLEFLGRPLHGFLSVAGGTQPPQPRPVWFEATAEGTIQFFTEPGSLKVRRLHRDPRASIVVAAPVGERERWVSVVGRTTMAADGAHDLCSRLAARYWDLDDQARAHDLAMMLAADPLRVVIHPETVHRYGH, from the coding sequence ATGAGCACCGCCACCAGCCGGCTGACCGCCGAGGACCTCGAGTTCCTCGGACGCCCCCTCCACGGGTTCCTGTCCGTGGCCGGGGGAACGCAGCCGCCACAGCCCCGGCCAGTGTGGTTCGAGGCCACCGCAGAGGGGACGATCCAGTTCTTCACGGAGCCGGGCTCGCTGAAGGTGCGGCGCCTGCACCGCGACCCCCGCGCCTCGATCGTTGTCGCAGCCCCGGTAGGTGAGCGTGAGCGCTGGGTGTCCGTCGTCGGCCGCACCACGATGGCGGCCGACGGAGCGCACGACCTGTGTTCCCGCCTCGCCGCTCGCTACTGGGACCTCGACGACCAGGCCCGGGCCCACGACCTCGCCATGATGCTGGCCGCTGACCCACTCCGCGTCGTCATCCACCCGGAGACCGTGCACCGCTACGGGCACTGA
- a CDS encoding helicase associated domain-containing protein has product MPAQQYLLETLGIEPPAEGEAVGPVRRSQDERWNTNLTAARQFHAREGHLRPARGHQETVEGEEIKLGAFVDNSRRRAAKLSPERRAALDELGMRW; this is encoded by the coding sequence ATGCCCGCGCAGCAGTACCTGCTGGAGACCCTCGGCATCGAACCGCCCGCGGAGGGCGAGGCGGTCGGGCCGGTACGGCGGTCACAGGACGAACGGTGGAACACCAACCTGACGGCTGCCCGCCAGTTCCACGCACGCGAAGGGCACCTGCGCCCCGCACGAGGTCATCAAGAGACCGTGGAAGGCGAGGAGATCAAGCTCGGGGCATTCGTGGACAACAGCCGGCGTCGGGCCGCCAAGCTCAGCCCAGAGCGGCGTGCGGCCCTCGATGAACTCGGCATGCGCTGGTAG